The genomic window GAATACCCCGACGATGTAAGAAAGGCAAGCAGAGAGAGCAGGCCTAATTCCTACACGCTGTATGACCTAAGACCTATTGAGCTCAAAAGCGGCAGGAAATGCTGGGAGATAGTAAACTACAAAATAAACGAGGATAACTCGCCTTACATAATCTATGATGTGACAGCATTTCCTCTTTACGATGAGGCGATAAAAGAGAAATACACAGAAACAGAGGGCAGCAAAAAGCACTACGAGAACCCCGACCTTTATATATCAGATGCGTTCACAACATCAGAAGACGAGCTGCTCGAAGCGCCTTTTGAATTTGTAATGGCAGACCGCACAAAGACTGTATTCAGGCAGGGAGAGCATATAAACATCAATTTCTTTGTCGGTAATAAGGGCACTGTCTCGCTTGATGAAGGCTATGCAGAGGGCAACACCTTCAATATCGACTGGAGCGTCAAAAACACTCAGACAGGCGAGGTCATAGCCTCCGGCAGACAGCCGATAACAGCGGAGATCTACGCAGGCGTTACAGCCGGCAGAATGATAAACCTGAATATAGAGGACGGCGAGTTTGTCAGCTGGGATACCGGCGAATATGAGCTGAGCTTAGAAGTAAACCCCGACAGAATGATAACCGAGTGCTATTATCTTAATAACACCACATACAAGACCACATTCACCATTGTAGAGGGCGATAGTACGGAGGATACCCCCGACCCTCACAGCTACCCGGAAGAAGAAAAAACACCCGACTATACCGATGATGCCGGCACAACTGACAGCGGCGAAAACACCGAGCCTGCCGATGACAGCAGCGAGAGCAAAGACACCGCCCCTGCCAAAACTGCCAAGACCGCCAACCCACGCACGGCAGCCAGAGCAGGTGCAGCAGCGCTGATGCTTGCTGCAGTGGGTGCTGTATTCACACGCAGCAAAAAAACAAAATAAAGTGATAATAGCAAAGGGACTGTTGCAAGCCGCAGCAGTCCCTTATATTATTATTATGAGTGCTCTACCGAGTCAAATACTTCAAGAGAGTTTATAGGCAACACCGCACAAAGAACGCCTGAAGGCTTTGTACGCAACTTACTTGCATCTTTTCCGTCATATTACACATTTTTTCCTTGAAATACGGTAGTATTCCTTCGGAAAATCTGTGCAATCTGACGAAAAAGCTGACTGCGCAATTTGCGCACAATCTTCGTGCGGTGTTGCCTATAACATCAACAGACAGGTCGCTGTCGCAGGTCGTGCCCATGCCGTAGAGATATATCCAGCGGTCGGGAGTTGACAGATCTTCGCCGATGATGACATACTGCTCGCTTATTTCCTGACCCTTGAGCCTTACACCGTGCCACTTGAAGTTGTTGAGAGTGAATTCCGGGATGTCCTCCAATGTTAAGTCGGGGTCGTCCTTTTCTCTCTCGATAACATCATCGAGCCACCTTGTTGCGTTGAGCTCGTCGGCTTTTCGGAACTTAAGGCGCTGTTTTCCGTCAGGTGAATAGAATTCTGAATTATCCATGTCGTCATTGCCTGTGCCTGTTTCTCTGATGAAATTCTTGCCCTTTATCTGTACTGTGTCTGACGAATCAACTGTAGTGTCGTCAACCCAGAAGAAGCCGTGTATCTGATCGAGCAGGTCGTAGTATGTGCTCTGATCTTCAAAGTATTCCTTGACCTCCTGTGTCGAGAATGACTTGTAGGAATCTGACGTGGCTATGGCCATCTGAATAACGCCGTAGTGTGCGTTTGCAAAGGTCTCCTTGTCGCAGAGATCAATAGTCTCAGTCGAGTTGTCAGAGTATACATCATATCTCGGCGGAAGGATAAAGTTTACATCTGCAGTGCAGTCATGAATGCTTCCTGCATCATATCACGGGCGGTGTCCTCGTTTGCGACTATTTAGAGGCAGGTAAAATACACAGCTCTTTCCGTTTCCCTGTAAAGCTGCTCAAAGGCTTTCTTGTCGCCTTTCCTGGTCGCCTCTACGCCCTGTCGCCATTGATCTTCGTTCATATTTCCTCCTTAGTTTTCCGACATTTTTCAGCCTGGCTTTTTGCCTCTGCATATAATAGAGCCATTAGCGCCGGAAAATTCCATTGTTTTTTTGAAAAATATTCTGATTTGTAGAAACTCACAATGGAGCGTGCTTTTGTAAATGTCGCTTAAGGTATATTGCACAACAAATCATCACTTTTTAAACCGTCTGATCCGGATATTCCCAGAAGCCGCCCTTGTGGAAGTTCTCGTTTCCTAATGGCTTTGCTGTCAGCCTGAACATCACGCAGCCGTCAGGGCATACTACTGTCTTGGTGTACTTGCTGTCACCGCCGAGGTTCTCCAGGTCACCGCCGCTCCTGATAGCCTCCATGAGCGGATAAAGCATCATCATCGTCTTTGAGCAGATGCCAAAGCCCTGTGTATTCACCGGGCAGCCGTAGGTGCAGGTGTATTTGTCGCCTATCTCCTCGCCGTTGCGGCAGTACTTTTCCGTGCGGTCGCCGTGCAGGAACCCTGTGACTTCAACTGTAAACTCATATTCTTCGTCATACCATTTTTTCATAATTATCCTCCGTTATCTGTAGGGCGTGCTGCTTATTAGAATATCATGGCTCAATTATACCACATCGGGGCAGATAGGTCAATCATTATATATGGGCAACACCGCACAAAGACCGCCTGAAGGCTTTGTACGCAACTTACTTGCATCTTTTCCGTCATATTACACATTTTTTCCTTGAAATACGGTAGTATTCCTTCGGAAAATCCGTGCAATCTGACGAAAAAGCTGACTGCGCAATTTGCGCACAATCTTCGTGCGGTGTTGCCTTAAACAAGACCGACCTGCTTGATGAGTCGCAGCTTGAAGAAGTCAAAAAGGTGCTGCGTGACTATCAGACAAAGGCGCCTATGATATCCTCGGTCAAGGGCAGCGTTGACCCGAAGCTCATAATGCACGGCGAGGAATTTGATTATGACGAGGTGCTTGATTCATCAGCCATACAGCGTGCCCTCGAATCAAACGACCCCGAGGACAGCAAGGCCTGTGTCGATGAATACGGCATAACCTCATTTGCGTTTGAGGAGCGCAGGCCTTTTAACAGAGAGCGCTTTGAAAAGCTCGTTGGCAATTACCCGACAGAGCTTATCCGCACAAAGGGCTATATATGGTTCTCTGATGATGACGAGCATATCCAGCTTTTTGAGCAGGCAGGCCGCAACTGCGCACTGACCCGGCTCAACGAATGGATGGCGAGCTACCCTCAGGACGAGCTCGATGCGCTGTTCGAGGCTTTCCCCGACCTTAAGGACGACTGGGACGAGCGCTACGGCGACCGCATAAACCAGCTCGTTGTCATAGGCAAGGGCTTTGAAAAAGCAAAGATAGTTGACCTCTTGAACGACTGTCTTGAAGCGGTATAATAATGACCGGGCAGGGGAGATTTCCCTTGCCCGGTGTTTGCATATATGAAAGTTTAAAGCCACTGAATGAATGCCGTCTTGTCGCTGCTGTTGTAGCCTGCGCTTTCGTAAAAGCGAAGTGTCTCCGGCTTTTTTGAGCCTGTCAGGAGCATCATCTTGTAGCAGTTCTCACTTTGTGCTATCTGCCTTGCATAGGCAAGACACTCGCTTGCATAGCCCTTGCCACGGCAGCTTTCGTGCGTCACGACATTCTCAACGAATGCATACGGCCGCACACCTCTTGTGAGGTTCGGTATTATCACGCATACGCATGATGAGACTATCTTTCCGTCCTGCTCGTTGACTATAAGATGATGCGCTTTGTCAAAGATTATCTGCTCCCAGGTGTTTTTGAGATGATCATTATGCTCGGGTATGCTGTCCTCGTGAAGATAAAGATACAGCTCAAGCAATGCGTCAAGGTCTTCTTTTCTTGCTTCTCTTACCATGTGCGCTCACTCGCTTTCTGTTATCAGGTCTTTTCTGTAGCCTGTCTGATGATAGCCCTCTACCTCATACTTGTCTTCGAGCACGGCAAACCTTTCATACCCGTGCTTCTCGTAAAAGACAGGGTTTATCCTGCCGGCTGTCCATAGATATATGTGCTCCATGCCGATATCTGCTGCTTTTTGCTCTATCATCACAAGCAGCCTGCTGCCAAGCCCACGCCGCCGGTGCGAGCTTTCTATCCACAGGTCGGTGAGATAAAACCATTTGTGCTCGGTTATCCCCGAAACGTAGCCGATGACCTCGCCGCCTTCTTCCAATACATACTGATACCTATCGGTCTTTCTTTGCGGCACGCCGTCGGCTTGCTCTATCCTGCGGAAGTCGTCATAGATAAAGTCGAGCTCCTTTTTTGTTATCTCTCTGTCTGTGATGTTCATGGCTTAGCTCCTTGTTGTGTTGAAGTGCTTTTTCTGCCTGCCGGCTTTGTCCCGAGCAGCAGGTACAGCACAGGTATGTGAATGCATATCTCGCATGAGATGAGCGTTGCGGCATATGCCGGCAGCAGCGGCAGTAAAAACATAAGCGCCGTATTGCCGCCAAGGCTGTCGTACAAGATATACTGGAAAAGGACTATCCATATATAATGCAGTATGTAAAAAAGAAACGAGCGCTGCACCATGTATCTTGTCACTGTGTTCTCCCTGTCAAAGCGTGCCTTTGCAAGCCCTGTGACTGCAAGCAGCATCAGCCATTCTGCAAGCGTGCGTGTAAGCGTGTTTGCTGCCATTACCGCCGCTGTATCCTGGTCACACCACAGGAAAAGGTATGTGTTGAGCACGCTCACGCAAAGCCCTGCGCATAGCATCGGCCGCCTGTGAGTCGACAGATTACCGATAACGTCATCGTCCGAGAAAATGTGATACCCAAGCATGAAAAGATAAAGGCAACACCGCCGGGCCACCGGCGGATACCTTTGCACGCCATCCACTTGCAAATTTTCCGTCATATTACCCAAATTTACCTTGAAATATGTTAGTATTCCTGCGGTAAATTTAGCCAATCTGACGAAAAATTTGACTGCGTGTCTGACGTACAATGGCCCAGCGGTGTTGCCTAAAGGTATTCAAGTATGCTCTT from Ruminococcus sp. NK3A76 includes these protein-coding regions:
- a CDS encoding TIGR04076 family protein; its protein translation is MKKWYDEEYEFTVEVTGFLHGDRTEKYCRNGEEIGDKYTCTYGCPVNTQGFGICSKTMMMLYPLMEAIRSGGDLENLGGDSKYTKTVVCPDGCVMFRLTAKPLGNENFHKGGFWEYPDQTV
- a CDS encoding GTP-binding protein, translating into MQSDEKADCAICAQSSCGVALNKTDLLDESQLEEVKKVLRDYQTKAPMISSVKGSVDPKLIMHGEEFDYDEVLDSSAIQRALESNDPEDSKACVDEYGITSFAFEERRPFNRERFEKLVGNYPTELIRTKGYIWFSDDDEHIQLFEQAGRNCALTRLNEWMASYPQDELDALFEAFPDLKDDWDERYGDRINQLVVIGKGFEKAKIVDLLNDCLEAV
- a CDS encoding GNAT family N-acetyltransferase, with translation MVREARKEDLDALLELYLYLHEDSIPEHNDHLKNTWEQIIFDKAHHLIVNEQDGKIVSSCVCVIIPNLTRGVRPYAFVENVVTHESCRGKGYASECLAYARQIAQSENCYKMMLLTGSKKPETLRFYESAGYNSSDKTAFIQWL
- a CDS encoding GNAT family N-acetyltransferase, which codes for MNITDREITKKELDFIYDDFRRIEQADGVPQRKTDRYQYVLEEGGEVIGYVSGITEHKWFYLTDLWIESSHRRRGLGSRLLVMIEQKAADIGMEHIYLWTAGRINPVFYEKHGYERFAVLEDKYEVEGYHQTGYRKDLITESE